The following DNA comes from Eriocheir sinensis breed Jianghai 21 chromosome 37, ASM2467909v1, whole genome shotgun sequence.
CTTTATCTCAATAGCTTCTCAattgcattcctctctctctctctctctctctctctctctctctctctctctctctctctctctctctctctctctctctctctctctctctctctctctctctctctctctctctctctctctcttcccttccttcgtcttcgCCTTCTCACAGCGTCACAATTATCTTAcacaatttgtcttttttttttttgttcctgtcgtttctctctttcactctttattcttttcctcctttccccgtcTTCTTCGTTCTCCGTCTATGTATTTACCTTTTTCTActgattcttctttcctccctttccccttccccctccctttacccttcacctcttccttccttccttccttctcactttcttccctactcccttcctcccttcccccttttttatctttttctccttccattcctttccccttctttccttccctttttccttccttccttcccccttccttcctttcttctcctcttccccattcctttttcttccctgtaccttcgcttcttttctccttgacccttccttcccttttttcccccttctcccttccttccccgttcctttccctgttccttccccctcccttctttccttcccccttccaccctttcttccgccttctcccccttccttcgcttcttctctccttaacccttccttcccttctctcccccttccttcctccttccttcctttctttccccgttccttccccctcccttctttccttcccccttccaccctttcttccgccttctcccccttccttacccACAACAGTCATCCTCTTGGTGTCCACGGCCGTCCTGAAGGAGGGACCCTCGCCCATCACCTCACACTTGAACACGCCAGACGTCTCCTCCGTCACGCCCTCCAGCACCACCGTCTCCGCCGTCGACTCCTCCATctgcgggggtggtggtggtggtgggggggggggtgatgataatggtggtggtggtgggggggcggTATGCGGGGattggaagaggatgagggagtgtggatgggtgtggttggattatgtgtgtgtgtgtgtgtgtgtgtgtgtgtgtgagagagagagagagagagagagagagagagatttggtcatctctctctctctctctctctctctctctctctctgaagtaatGGCAGCATAACAAGATATAATCACTCATCGCACACACCCGCAGAGGAGTGTCCGCGATAACACTGTCCACCCTAACGCCAGAtattttaaacgtcgtattattatttattccttGCTATGTGGCTGCTATGACTTGTTGCTGTCTTTTCGGGGACGGAGTTAGTTGCAAGTGTTGGCTTTTCACAGATTAAGTCGACATAGTACAAACCAGTCGTAAAAAAGTGGTAGTAtagaaaaatcaacaaaacaaaactaatcACGCCTTGAATAACGGCTCAAAAAAGACTAATCAGCTGCATTATTGTTAGAAAAGACTgatacgacgtttaaaaaatctGCCATAAGACTCGGGAGGCAATGTTATAATAGGTCAGCTTCACTCCTTATCAGAGATATAGAACCAACCGAGTCTTATCTACTGACACTGAGggacccaattagcttaacatcggttataggcaagatgctggagtccataatagccaggaacattcgggagcatttagagaaacatagcttaattcacgactcgcagcatgggttcacaaaaggtaggtcatgcctcaccaatctcttgtccttctacaataaagtatttgaggcggttgacagagatgaaaattatgatgtaatctatcttgattttagtaaagcgtttgacaaagttcctcaccaacgactgttgcttaaattacaggctcacggagtagagggtaaagttttgaactgggtcaaggcgtggcttagcaatagaaagcaaagagtgcaaatcaatggtaaaagatctgactggggatgtgttacgagtggggtcccacaaggttcggtattaggtacactttttgtttattatttatatcaatgacttagatacaggaattagtagtgatgttagtaaatttgcagatgataccaagatcggtagagtaattgagtcggatcgggacgctagtattctccaaggtgaactcaacatattgtatgactgggcggataaatggcagatggagttcaatgtagggaagtgcagtattctgagtgtaggtaggaacaacccctcacataactattgcttaaatgacactcccataagcaggtctgggtgcgagacggatttaggggtcttagtgagctctgatctccgtccaagggcacaatgcattcaagctagaaatcgagctaatagggtactgggatttatttcaaggagcgtaagcaacagaagccccgaactCTTCCTcatattatatttagcattagttagacctcatcttgactatgcggttcagttctggtcaccttactatagaatggatatcaaaatgttagaatcggtgcagaggaggatgactaagatgattcaggggttgagaaacttgccatacgaggaaagactcaaacagttaaacttgcattctctagaaaggcgaagggtgcgtggagacatgatcgaggtttataaatggatgaagggctttaataagggagacattcataaggttttgttggtaagagaaccaggtaggacacgaagtaatgggtttaaactggataaattcagtttcaacagggacataggcaaaaattggtttactaacagggtggtggatgagtggaataggcttagcagtcatgtggtgagtgccaatacaattgtcacattcaaaaatagactagataaattcatggacagcgatattaggtggggttagatacacgggagcttagggtcaaaggagctgcctcgtacaggcctaccggcctcttgtagactcctgcgttcttatgttcttatgttcttatgacctaATATGGTTATGAATTTATCTTCCCTCAAATCCCGTAAAACATCTAATCAGCAAAACGTGTCCCGTTGATAATCGGATTAATCATCAAAGCTTCAACGTTCGAGCAATCTCAGTCATTTGAAGTTTGAAAGTAAGCTGATAACTTACTAACGACACACAGAGGACGCGTCGATCACTGAcacatgaaggaaaaaggaggcagGACCTATATTGGAATACGTACCTCACCTTTACACGAATGCCTCGGAAGGTTAAGTAGAGGATCAAAAGAGCTGGTTTAGTAGGCATGTTGGGTATTGGAGTGGCTGACCTTGTAGGTGTAAAGCTGGTCTCTGACGCGCCACTAATTTATGATAGACGAGTAAACGAAACTAGTGACTTATCTTGACGCGAATGCCCTTGAAAGTGTACGTGTGCTGGGGCTCGAAGTGGTTGTCTGTGTAGGTGTTGAACTGGTCTTTACCGCGACGCTATAGTCGGTgtcacgagagctggcggggaTAATCCTTTATGGAGGAgctcgcggacttggtatcattgcttggtgATGGTACTGCGCGCCCAATGGCCAATCCTAAGCTTGTTCTGACGTGCATGAAAATGACTTTGTATCCCCACCAATACCCTTTTGAGctgtaaggtaacagattgcaccaATATAAACTAATTCAATAATATCTTTACTGATaaatatgtgccttttgaactattatacATAAATCTGAAACGAcgttcataacaaaactaagttgAAACTACACGTAAACGGACAATATCCAGGAACTGAGGCACTTGATAGTTTTAAGACTTGTTAAGGCAAGactttttccctacttttccTACTACTAAGTAGTAGTCTACACAATGTCATTCATTAACTCATTTAATGTAAGATTTCTTGGTGTATTTTTAATCCTGACTtgtcataatgtgtagtgatgctatGTAGTCATAATGTAAATACTGGCCTAGAGAAAtaaccttctctttcatcgtgCTACCATTAATCCTGAAAagcatttccattatttttgggtAATAATTAGTcataaggaagagcgattataagaataGCTGCACTTAGATACCAACAGTGCTGATGACagaggtagcagagagcgagagatggTAGACTGAGTCATGGCAAACGGAACTTGCCGGaggttagatctagtaaacaacagccaatgagaccgtcacccaagcaatTATACCAAGTCCGCGAGCCCACCCCTGAAGGATTATCCCCGCCAGCTCTTGTGTCACCGTCATGAAAGATAAATGGGACTAAGCCAGTGAAACCAGTGGCTTACCTTGACGCGAATGCCCCTGAAGGTGTACGCGTGCTTGGGCTCGAAGTGGTTGTCTTTGTAGGTGTAGAACTGGTCCCTGCCGCGCCACCAGTTCACGGTGTAGAGGTGGTGCTCGGGGCCGCCCAGACGGAAGCGGCAGGTGAGCGTCACGTCCCTGCCGGCGCGGGGGGACCGAGGCACCAGCAGCTCCGTAATCTGTACCGTCTTGTCCAGGTAACTCATCTTACTGGACCGGCCCCTGCTGCCCCGCCGCCCTGCTCCTGCCCCGGCCGGCCCCGCCCCTGCCCTTGTTCTgctgctggtgatgctgctgggCCTGTTACTGCTACTGAAACCCGGGCCCCGGCTACTGCTGCTGATGTTCCTGCTGGCGATGCTGCTGCTCCGGGCGTCCCCCTTTCCAGCAGGCTGTCCCACACTCACcaccccctgccccgccccgcacaCCGCTGCCACAGGGAAAGGAACGAAAACAAGGTTagcacgtgcgtgtgtgtgtgtgtgtgtgtgtgtgtgtgtgcattttgtgtatacaTGTGCGTATAATACATACTGTTTATTGCCTATATGTGTTCATGCGTTTGGGTTGTGTGCACTGATCTCATTTTATGCATTTTCCTTTGATGTTTGTTTGTAACTCACCCTGTCTATCTGACTtaactctgtctctgtctgtatttttcataGCCAGTATTTTTTTCTCAACCTGTATACCTGCAGTGCGCTAAGGCAACATAAAGGCAGCGAATATTTGTCTCCTGTGTGGTGTTGCTACTGCTGGGCAATACGTGTACACTGCTACATTTACTATCCATATATTAGAACATCAtgcccgctcttcctcctcctcctccttctcctcatccttttcctcccacttcccttcctccttctgcttcccttttcctcgtacttctctttttcattctattccccttttcctcctacttctctttttctcatatttctcttccttcatctacatccttcttcctcctgcttgccatttcctcccattcccctcctcctacttctcatgCTCCTatatcccctttttctttttcttcccttttccatctacttctcttcctcctcctccttccctccctggacTGTCGTACTTGAGGGAGCGCACGCAATTAAAATTAGTGGGTGACGTCGAGCCCCGACTTTGAACCTCTCAGCAACAGGCGGAAAAAAGGCACGTGCAGGCATTggtgaggcgtgtgtgtgtgtgtgtgtgtgtgtgtgtgtgtgtgtgtgtgtgtgtgttctttcgtGTTCGTcaatttttttcacacacacacacacacacacacacacacacacacacacacacacacacacacacacacacacacacacacacacacacacacacgcacacacacacacacacacacacacacacatgttctctGTTTTGTGGCCTATAATTGTTTCCTGACACGGTTCGGCTAACTTaacgatgctctctctctctctctctctctctctctctctctctctttagggcGTAGTTCTTGGCTTTCCTGAAACTTACTTaatgactgagtgtgtgtgtgtgtgtgtgtgtgtgtcctccgtgTCTGTCGGAGTGTGTTTAGCTTCTGTCGTTGTTGTTTCTTTgatgttttcttcctttcgttgttATTGCAGATTCGGTttgtacctttttttctctctctctctctctctctctctctctctctctctctctctctctctctctctctctctctctctctctctctctctctctttgctactGGCTTTTGTTTTCCCTCTGTCGTACTTAATTTGATTTTTCCGCCATTTTTTTGGTACAGTGGATTGAATCAtagggttttctctctctctctctctctttttttttatttaaacatgttcagtacattagtacatggcagtattatttgtctatgctaaagttcccccgaccgttggggagctatttaaaagcttctgccgattatattatacaattattat
Coding sequences within:
- the LOC127008116 gene encoding ribosome-binding protein 1-like isoform X1, encoding MASAFLACLTAGCILITAVCGAGQGVVSVGQPAGKGDARSSSIASRNISSSSRGPGFSSSNRPSSITSSRTRAGAGPAGAGAGRRGSRGRSSKMSYLDKTVQITELLVPRSPRAGRDVTLTCRFRLGGPEHHLYTVNWWRGRDQFYTYKDNHFEPKHAYTFRGIRVKMEESTAETVVLEGVTEETSGVFKCEVMGEGPSFRTAVDTKRMTVVGKEGGEGGRKGGRGKERREGEGTGKERKEGGRKGERREGRVKERRSEGRGRRRKKGWKGEGKKGGGRNRERNGEGREKGEKREGRVKEKRSEGTGKKKEWGRGEERKEGGRKEGKREGKKGKGMEGEKDKKGGREEGSREESEKEGRKEEVKGKGRGKGKGRKEESVEKGKYIDGERRRRGKEEKNKE
- the LOC127008116 gene encoding uncharacterized protein LOC127008116 isoform X2, giving the protein MASAFLACLTAGCILITAVCGAGQGVVSVGQPAGKGDARSSSIASRNISSSSRGPGFSSSNRPSSITSSRTRAGAGPAGAGAGRRGSRGRSSKMSYLDKTVQITELLVPRSPRAGRDVTLTCRFRLGGPEHHLYTVNWWRGRDQFYTYKDNHFEPKHAYTFRGIRVKMEESTAETVVLEGVTEETSGVFKCEVMGEGPSFRTAVDTKRMTVVVPPQQLRIEYQGRTQLPRYRLGQTVYLNCTARGANPRAELRWEVNGAPVRESSLYRFPDTRDSRGRVTSTLGLRWRAPDTFRDPLARVTCRASVQGHPSSESQVIYLDPASSITYHHRYSSPGTRLHPPWTVSVAVLFLTRTIPL